The following proteins are co-located in the Tripterygium wilfordii isolate XIE 37 chromosome 2, ASM1340144v1, whole genome shotgun sequence genome:
- the LOC120011492 gene encoding F-box protein SKIP23-like, with amino-acid sequence MAAEVPELNLDVIGEIVKRIDTVEDLVVVSRVCPSWRLAAIKEKKNWVSGRQLPWLVLAETEGEDDSKSRGRGFFSLYKNKRYNIDVPGLRGCRIWGSNHGWIVAFGLDLQIHLVNPLSGSKLSLPPQSTFKNQPKCHPSPQWYRDVFIHKALVLKRPSLSGEQLVVAAWYGGCHFLAIARPGDETWTEVESVYQCGPSRIIRDVACCNGQIFALGSCGTLVLCEFDGPYPPNSIIFAPPPADIKLANKLYLVESMGDLLMVVRVMDWDDDYNCGYETSYFDVHKFNFKTKEWTELENLGDMALFVGDSYSMSLSSTEVAGCVGNRIYFTDDNFDQWDSERESYGGHDIGVFDMEECTIHALPLDCIGDGLRSAFSCPVWLVPSLF; translated from the coding sequence ATGGCTGCTGAAGTTCCAGAGCTTAACCTAGATGTAATTGGAGAGATTGTTAAAAGAATAGATACAGTGGAGGATTTGGTTGTGGTTTCCAGGGTTTGTCCATCGTGGCGGTTGGCTGCcatcaaagagaagaagaattggGTTTCAGGTCGTCAGCTTCCGTGGTTGGTGCTGGCAGAGACCGAAGGAGAGGACGACAGTAAAAGTAGAGGTAGAGGATTCTTCAGCTTGTACAAGAACAAACGGTACAATATTGATGTTCCAGGGCTCCGTGGATGTCGAATTTGGGGATCTAATCATGGTTGGATCGTTGCCTTTGGTCTCGATCTTCAAATACATCTGGTCAACCCTTTATCTGGATCTAAACTTAGTTTGCCACCACAATCCACCTTCAAAAACCAGCCAAAGTGTCATCCATCCCCACAATGGTATCGAGATGTTTTCATTCATAAAGCACTTGTGTTGAAAAGGCCAAGTCTTTCCGGAGAACAACTCGTTGTTGCTGCATGGTATGGTGGATGCCACTTCCTGGCCATAGCTAGACCAGGCGACGAAACCTGGACGGAGGTTGAATCTGTATATCAGTGCGGTCCTTCCCGCATCATCCGAGATGTGGCTTGCTGTAATGGTCAGATATTTGCCCTTGGTTCATGTGGAACACTAGTGCTTTGTGAATTTGATGGACCATACCCTCCAAATTCAATAATCTTTGCACCTCCACCTGCAGACATTAAATTAGCCAATAAATTGTACTTGGTGGAATCAATGGGTGATCTTTTGATGGTTGTGCGAGTTATGGATTGGGACGATGATTATAACTGTGGCTATGAGACGTcttattttgatgttcataagtTCAATTTTAAGACCAAGGAATGGACAGAATTAGAGAACTTGGGTGATATGGCGTTATTCGTCGGTGACAGCTACTCCATGTCCCTTTCCTCGACTGAGGTTGCTGGTTGTGTGGGCAATCGCATCTATTTTACGGATGATAATTTTGATCAATGGGATAGTGAAAGAGAGAGTTATGGTGGACATGATATTGGTGTTTTCGATATGGAGGAATGTACTATTCATGCGCTTCCTCTGGACTGCATTGGTGATGGTTTACGCTCTGCATTTTCCTGTCCTGTTTGGTTGGTGCCTAGCTTATTCTAA